The Longimicrobium sp. genome includes the window GGGTTCGCGCCGGCTCGGCGGACGCGCGGGGAGCCGGCGGGTCGGCCACCGGTGACCCGCCGCCGGCCATGCCCGCGGCGAGCGAGCCGACCAGGACGGCCACGGCCAGCAGGGTGATGAAGAGGCCGATGGTCTGAAGCCGGCGCCCTGCCCCGCCCTGCCCCGCGCTACGCCCCTTCGGCTTGCTCATGGAACGCCTGCGTCTCGGGGTGCAGCGTGCTTCCGCTCTCCTTTACGTGGCCCACGCGCGCGCGCACCACCTCGCGCAGCACCTCGTCCATCTCGCCCGGCATGCGCGCCCGCAACGACGCCGTCCACTCCGGCTCGTAGCGGCGCCCCGGCTCCAGGAAGTCCGCCAGGTACAGCGCACGCCCCAGCGTGCCGAAGCGCGGCGAGCCCAGCGTGTGGTAGCGGATGGCGTCGAGCATCTCGGGGTCGGCCTCACCCGCCAGGCGCTCGGCCGCGGCGGGGCCGTGCAGCAGCTTGCCGGGGAGCGACCGGAACGCCTCGGGGACCAGGGGACGCAGCTCGTCGGGGGGGCACTCGCGCAGCACGTCGTGAAGCCACCCCGTGGCCAGCCAGCGGGTGCGCTCGTCGGCCGGCAGGCCCAGCGCGTCGGCCCACTCGCCCATCAGCGCGGCCACGCGGCCGATGTGGGCGCGGCGCTTTTCCGA containing:
- a CDS encoding HD domain-containing protein; amino-acid sequence: MSNAASTTELGPLARAAARGELPEWACASEKRRAHIGRVAALMGEWADALGLPADERTRWLATGWLHDVLRECPPDELRPLVPEAFRSLPGKLLHGPAAAERLAGEADPEMLDAIRYHTLGSPRFGTLGRALYLADFLEPGRRYEPEWTASLRARMPGEMDEVLREVVRARVGHVKESGSTLHPETQAFHEQAEGA